The Chrysemys picta bellii isolate R12L10 chromosome 12, ASM1138683v2, whole genome shotgun sequence genome has a segment encoding these proteins:
- the TAPBP gene encoding tapasin: MTSLAPVGALALLLPGFALCLAAAGPPRLNCWFVEEAGGGVGVMPSSVTQRRALLLLRGVRRGHPETEPELPPDLEPGMVFDIADPAGALHRVPLPAGGHPKEGELPSCEINAYTPQEAHVPWAAGLTPEHRSPLGLGGPWFISSIQASTRGYGVSTVLKSEEAATSQQPAVTMATAVLSVFSRTPHLHSRLGRDVLLDCGFTAPSGPFSVEWRYQYRGAGRVVLAYDGVSGRAHVAEEGAQLFLEEGRAGADTNVSLRLPRVGVRHEGTYICTIYLPHLHAQQALELRITEPPVVTLRPDPLSVAPGAPAELVCEISGYYPLDVTVSWLRRGPGEAGGDLLEYVTETWESGHRRGPDGTYSLSSFARLAPVQPRDHGATYSCHVTHTALATPARRSVQLRVAGATGPSLEDAIGMFLAAFLLYGLFRLIGNKVCPSGAEEKSKKSE, translated from the exons ATGACTTCGCTCGCCCCCgtgggggccctggccctgctcctgcccg GGTTCGCTCTGTGTCTGGCTGCGGCGGGGCCCCCCCGGCTGAACTGCTGGTTCGTGGAGGAGGCCGGGGGAGGCGTGGGGGTGATGCCGAGCTCCGTGACCCAGCGCcgggcgctgctgctgctgcggggggTGAGACGGGGGCACCCTGAGACGGAGCCCGAGCTGCCCCCCGACCTGGAGCCAGGCATGGTTTTTGACATCGCTG accctgcagGGGCCCTGCACCGtgtccccctcccagcaggggggcaCCCCAAGGAGGGGGAGCTACCATCCTGTGAGATCAACGCCTACACGCCACAGGAGGCCCACGTGCCCTGGGCGGCCGGCCTGACCCCCGAGCACCGCAGTCCCCTGGGCCTGGGGGGCCCCTGGTTCATCAGCAGCATCCAGGCCTCAACCAGGGGCTACGGGGTCAGCACTGTCCTCAAGAGCGAGGAGGCGGCAACGTCCCAGCAACCGGCAGTCACCATGGCAACTG CGGTGTTGTCCGTGTTCTCCCGCACCCCGCACCTGCACTCCCGCCTGGGCCGGGACGTGCTGCTGGACTGTGGCTTCACGGCACCATCCGGCCCCTTCTCGGTGGAGTGGCGGTACCAGTACCGGGGTGCTGGGCGCGTGGTGCTGGCCTATGACGGGGTGTCAGGCCGGGCCCACGTGGCCGAGGAGGGGGCGCAGCTGTtcctggaggaggggagggcaggcgcAGACACCAATGTCTCGCTGCGACTGCCCCGGGTCGGGGTGCGGCACGAAGGAACCTACATCTGCACCATCTACCTGCCCCACCTCCACGCCCAGCAGGCCCTGGAGCTGCGTATCACTG AGCCCCCCGTGGTGACGCTGCGCCCTGACCCCCTATCGGTGGCCCCCGGGGCACCAGCCGAGCTGGTCTGTGAGATCTCTGGCTATTACCCGTTGGACGTGACGGTGAGCTGGCTGcgccggggccccggggaggcAGGGGGCGACCTGCTGGAGTACGTGACTGAGACCTGGGAGTCAGGGCACCGGCGTGGCCCCGACGGCACCTACAGCCTGAGCAGCTTCGCCCGCCTGGCGCCCGTCCAGCCCCGCGACCACGGAGCCACCTACAGCTGCCACGTGACCCACACCGCCCTGGCCACCCCTGCCAGGAGGAGCGTCCAGCTCCGCGTAGCAG gtgcCACGGGCCCCTCCCTGGAGGACGCCATTGGGATGTTCCTAGCTGCGTTCCTGCTCTATGGGCTCTTCCGCCTCATCGGAAACAAAG TCTGTCCATCCGGCGCTGAAGAGAAAAGCAAG aaaTCAGAGTGA